Proteins co-encoded in one Cucurbita pepo subsp. pepo cultivar mu-cu-16 chromosome LG15, ASM280686v2, whole genome shotgun sequence genomic window:
- the LOC111811881 gene encoding RNA-binding protein 39-like, translating to MDFDEYDYLEKTVENPEGQKVKETANGGDAEMKSGDKHRSRSSKYKTDGKDDGEHRSKRSKSEDESLDHDRHRDRTSSRHRSRSRDRDRDRHSSGKEFRGKEDREKNQEERSSKDRDVDRDKERVHDHDRRGRDGEKDRERERSHRSRSHSERHRSDRDESIRQRTRDNEFREREKERESRERGRDGRRHKEKKEDGTEPEADPERDQRTVFAYQISLKATERDVFEFFSRAGKVRDVRLIMDRNSRRSKGVGYVEFVDAMSVPMAIALSGQLLLSQPVMVKPSEAEKNQAQSTSAAAGPGGVMGPYTGGARRLYVGNLHPNITEDNLRQVFGAFGIVELVQMPLDESGHCKGFGFIQFSRLEDARNALSLNGQLEIAGRMIKVSTVTDQPGLQDIGASTGDLDDEDGVGLSLNASSRASLMQKLDRTGTASSIAGSLGTHVVNNTGATMAMAPILGVGTIPSLGVATSLVSVPAFPGLGAAGVQVPTVAANLLGVGTPSECLLLKNMFDPTAELEPTFDMDIRDDVEEECSRFGKLKHIYVDKNSAGFVYLRFANSEAAMDAQRALNGRWFAGKMIGATFMDIPSYEAKFPDSR from the exons ATGGATTTTGACGAGTATGattatttagagaaaacagTTGAAAATCCCGAGGGACAGAAAGTGAAGGAAACTGCCAATGGCGGTGATGCAGAAATGAAGTCTGGAGACAAACATCGTAGTCGAAGTTCAAAGTATAAGACTGATGGTAAAGATGATGGGGAACATAGGTCAAAGCGTTCAAAATCAGAAGATGAGTCACTTGATCATGATCGACATAGAGATAGGACTTCTTCCCGGCACCGGTCTAGGTCCAGAGATAGAGACCGTGATCGGCACAGTAGCGGTAAGGAGTTTAGGGGAAAAGAGGACAGAGAAAAGAATCAGGAAGAGAGGAGCAGTAAGGACAGAGATGTGGACAGAGATAAAGAACGTGTGCACGATCATGATAGACGAGGCAGAGATGGTGAAAAGGACAGGGAAAGAGAACGGTCACATCGAAGTAGAAGTCATTCAGAAAGACATCGCAGTGATCGAGATGAAAGCATTAGACAGAGGACCCGAGATAATGAATTCAGAGAacgagaaaaagagagagagtctAGAGAGCGAGGCAGGGATGGCAG AAGACATaaggagaaaaaggaagacGGAACGGAACCAGAAGCTGATCCTGAAAGGGATCAGAGGACTGTATTTGCCTATCAG ATAAGCTTGAAGGCAACTGAAAGAGATGTGTTCGAATTCTTCTCCAGGGCCGGTAAG GTGCGAGATGTACGCCTCATCATGGATCGTAATTCAAGACGTTCTAAAGGCGTTGG GTATGTTGAATTTGTGGATGCAATGTCTGTGCCCATGGCTATAGCACTTTCCGGCCAGCTCCTGCTAAGTCAACCTGTAATGGTAAAGCCATCTGAAGCTGAGAAGAACCAAGCTCAATCAACTTCTGCTGCTGCTGGACCAGGTGGAGTAATGGGTCCCTACACTGGTGGTGCCAGAAGGTTATATGTTGGCAATCTGCACCCCAACATAACAGAAGATAACCTTCGTCAG GTTTTTGGAGCTTTTGGCATTGTGGAACTGGTTCAGATGCCCCTTGATGAATCTGGGCATTGCAAGGGTTTTGGTTTTATTCAG TTCTCACGTCTTGAAGATGCTAGAAATGCATTGAGTTTGAATGGACAACTTGAGATTGCTGGTCGAATGATAAAG GTGTCCACAGTCACAGATCAGCCTGGACTGCAAGATATCGGAGCAAGTACAGGAGACCTTGACGATGAAGATGGTGTTGGCTTG TCCTTAAATGCTAGTTCTCGAGCATCCCTGATGCAGAAACTGGACCGTACTGGCACTGCATCTAG CATTGCTGGTTCTTTAGGTACACATGTCGTAAATAACACAGGCGCTACCATGGCAATGGCGCCAATCCTTGGAGTTGGAACTATCCCTTCCCTGGGTGTTGCTACTTCTTTGGTCTCCGTTCCTGCTTTTCCTGGACTTGGTGCAGCAGGCGTTCAGGTTCCCACTGTTGCTGCTAATTTACTTGGTGTTGGTACTCCAAGTGAATGCTTACTATTGAAGAATATGTTTGATCCTACAGCTGAG TTGGAACCAACTTTTGATATGGATATCAGAGACGACGTGGAAGAGGAATGCTCTAGGTTCGGAAAGTTGAAACATATATACGTTGACAA GAATAGTGCCGGTTTTGTATACTTGAGATTTGCAAATTCAGAGGCTGCAATGGATGCACAACGTGCCCTTAATGGAAGATGGTTTGCTGGGAAAATGATCGGCGCAACTTTCATG GACATCCCGAGCTACGAAGCGAAATTTCCAGACAGCAGATAG